One Pirellulales bacterium DNA window includes the following coding sequences:
- a CDS encoding sulfatase, whose product MKSWHKIAAVGMLLHLMPPAVGSLIVMLLAAGQVEAQTARPNVLFIFSDDHAYQAIGAYGHGLNSTPNIDRLAAEGMRFDRCLTTNSLCGPSRACLLTGKYSHMNHFYNNTNSRFDGSQVTFPKLLQQAGYQTAIIGKWHLETDPTGFDFWEILPGQGQYYNPPMILNGQRVKKPGYVTEIITDDCLDWLRNKRDKSKPFILMCQHKAPHREWEPALAHMADYDGVKFPEPPTLFDDYAGRGKAEHEQDMMIGRTLTPRDLKLTPPPTMNAGQRKIWDAYYEPRNAQFREQNPRGQDLVRWKYQRYMHDYLATISSVDESVGRLLDYLDNEGLAQNTIVVYSSDQGFFLGEHGWFDKRWIFEESLRTPLLIRWPGVVKPRSTNADIVSNLDFAETLLDAAGVAVPAEMQGRSLVPILKGQTPADWRKGFYYHYYEHPGPHNVAKQYGIITDRYKLVHFYEPEFNYWELFDLKNDPRELRSVYDEPKYIAARKDLHEQLDRLRIELKEQSEDPPESLIPSPGRAPKTPPAQPKRLE is encoded by the coding sequence CCTGCGGTGGGCTCGCTCATTGTCATGCTGCTGGCGGCTGGGCAGGTCGAAGCTCAGACCGCACGGCCGAACGTCTTGTTCATCTTCAGCGACGATCACGCTTATCAGGCGATCGGCGCTTATGGCCATGGTTTGAACTCGACGCCGAACATCGATCGGCTGGCAGCCGAAGGGATGCGGTTCGATCGCTGCCTCACCACAAACTCGCTTTGCGGGCCGAGCCGCGCTTGCTTGCTCACCGGCAAGTACAGTCACATGAACCACTTTTACAACAACACCAACAGCCGCTTCGACGGCTCGCAGGTGACGTTTCCCAAATTGCTCCAACAAGCTGGTTATCAGACCGCCATCATCGGCAAATGGCATCTGGAAACCGACCCGACCGGCTTCGACTTTTGGGAGATTCTTCCCGGCCAAGGACAATACTACAATCCGCCGATGATCCTGAACGGCCAAAGAGTCAAGAAGCCAGGCTATGTCACGGAGATCATCACGGACGATTGCCTCGATTGGCTGCGCAACAAGCGCGACAAATCGAAGCCGTTCATCTTGATGTGCCAGCACAAGGCGCCGCATCGCGAGTGGGAGCCGGCGCTGGCGCACATGGCCGACTACGACGGCGTCAAGTTTCCCGAGCCGCCGACGCTATTCGACGACTACGCGGGCCGCGGCAAGGCCGAGCATGAGCAGGACATGATGATCGGCCGCACGCTGACGCCGCGCGATTTGAAGCTCACTCCGCCGCCAACAATGAACGCCGGACAGAGAAAGATCTGGGACGCATATTACGAGCCGCGGAATGCCCAATTCCGCGAGCAGAATCCGCGCGGGCAAGATTTGGTCCGCTGGAAGTATCAGCGGTACATGCACGACTATCTGGCGACAATCTCGTCCGTCGATGAAAGCGTGGGCAGGCTGCTCGACTATCTCGACAACGAGGGACTCGCGCAGAATACGATCGTCGTCTATTCATCCGATCAGGGATTCTTCCTCGGCGAGCACGGCTGGTTCGACAAGCGTTGGATTTTCGAGGAATCGCTCCGGACGCCTCTATTGATCCGCTGGCCGGGCGTCGTGAAGCCGAGGAGCACCAACGCCGACATCGTGTCGAACCTCGATTTCGCCGAGACGCTGCTCGACGCGGCGGGCGTCGCCGTACCGGCCGAAATGCAAGGCCGAAGCCTCGTGCCGATTCTCAAGGGACAAACGCCCGCCGACTGGCGAAAGGGCTTTTACTACCATTACTACGAGCATCCGGGACCGCATAACGTGGCGAAGCAGTACGGCATCATCACCGACCGCTATAAGCTGGTTCATTTTTATGAACCGGAATTCAACTACTGGGAATTGTTCGATTTGAAGAACGACCCCCGCGAGCTTCGCAGCGTCTACGACGAGCCGAAGTATATCGCGGCGCGGAAAGACCTGCATGAGCAGCTCGATCGCTTGCGGATCGAACTGAAAGAGCAGTCCGAAGACCCGCCAGAGAGCTTGATCCCAAGCCCGGGACGTGCTCCAAAGACGCCGCCGGCGCAACCGAAGCGCTTGGAATAG